A segment of the Epinephelus fuscoguttatus linkage group LG23, E.fuscoguttatus.final_Chr_v1 genome:
AGGGCCAGGTCCAGGGCCAGAGTCAGGgccaggtccaggtccagagtcagagtcaggttTGTGGTCAGTTGACTGGAGAGAGGCAGTGGCTGAGTGAGAATGGGCTGATCATAAAGTGCAGGACTGATGAAGGGAAGTGGAAACAGGTGAATGAAGAGTCATGTGACTGGGACAGTGTGAGGACATCTGGTGGACGGAGGGAGAAAGACAAGTCcaggcaggtgtgtgtgtgtgtgtgtgtgtgcgtgtgtgtgtgtgtggtaggcAGGTTTGGGATCAGATGTGAACTTGTACCTAGTCCAGTATGACGTGTTGGGGACTGTAAAGTTTGTTAGTTCAGCTGTGAGTTGAGGTGACTGGATCGTTCGAACCACGTGAGGTCAAAATATGGTCGAAGCTTAGATTACCCAGGATGCACTGTTTTAAGAGCATCTATGAGGCAAACATGTCACATTTATCTGTCTGTATGAAAACATTCATACGTGTAACTACACTCTGAGCTGTTAACATGTGCAGCAGGCCTCAGGCTGGTTTGTTGGAGGCTGTCTGTGTCTCCTCCCTCTGACACAGTCACATGTCAACATGTGGAAGTTGTCCTCGTCTGCCTTCTGCTGTTAAAGCTCATatgtaggggagaccggggtaaGATGAGCCACTTTTCATATTCAGGATCACTACATCAAGgctattatagttttgttgctaactaatatatgtgcatatatttcaggatgttgtgcatccctacaaacaaacagaatgagtgtaaacataactgttttgataatataacatgtccaaaaaaagtggtctcgtggctcaacttaccccgtgtctggggtaagttgagccatctccctccttccctccctccctgggTTAAGATATTCCAGTTATACATGTCTGTGCTGAATTAAATAAGACGCTTCTTCAAATCCatgtgtattattatttataatacaCAATTCAACAGgtacaaatctttttttaaattattattgcatataacaacttcaaaacattttaacataggcCTGAGAATGCCTTAAAGGGCGCTTAGCAAGAGAACCttaacagctgtgtttttgcaaagaaaacactgaactaaATCCGTAGACGTGAATCCTAGTTTGGTGTCCTTGCTGACAGGAGGgcctccttcatcctctctaaactcctccctccatctaCAACCATTgctacaaccatttcattgtatattgtatatatttcagattgtctactttactattttattatttattttattgtctattttaatattttattatttattttattgtctattttaatattttattttattttatgttaatgtctactttaatattttattttatttatttcattgtctattttagtattttatttatatcttcatctttatttcttgtttccattcatgctgtatttctatttctactttgcacggagcattggaacaaaaacaattcccCCCCcctggggattaataaagtattctgaatctgaatctgaatctgaatcttacTCTCATTCCatccacccccctcccctccttccatCCATATCCCACCTGCCCCTTTACTCAGTATCCCACCTGTCCAGGTTGCAGGGGAATACAAACTGCTGGGACTCTGAGGTTTGGGGAGTTTTGCGATTACATCACTTCTTGGGAAGAATCCCTCGTCTTTCTCCTTGAAAGTAAAGCTTCCCAGACAGCAAAATGACACTGTGGCAGATCTGCACCAGACTGTGGATAACATTCGGTGCAGATCCGCCAAACGGGTCTGCACCGGGGTCTTTATTCACAACGGCCCGATACCAGCGCAGATACGGATTACTGATCTGGAACGGACTTGGGCCAGTTGTGGCCCAGTACAGTTAAAAAAGCAATGACATTTGGTTCGGATCCGGCACAAATCCATGATTCATATTTTACATCTGGGCCGAATGCAATCCACATACAGCACACTCAGGAACAGATTTGGGCCAGTTCTGGCCCAGCATATTTAATAAAGCTCTATGACATTTGGTTCGGATCTGGCACAGATCCgttattcatattttacatCTGGGTCAAATGTGTACACATACAGCACAAAGAAATGCACATTTGTcttcaaaaaatgtttatttataggTTTACATTTACCCCAACCAAATAGCTCTCTTTGTCAGACTTACATGTACTTGTAAAACTCAACAGGGTCTTTTTCATAATTACATGTACATGAAAACACCAAACAGCTCTCTCTGTCAGACttaaatgtacatttaaaaCCCAAACTACTCTCTTTGTCAGACTTGCATGTACATTTAAAACCCTAACAGCTCTGTCAGACTTAGATGTAAAAAACCAAATAGCTCTCTGTCAGAACAACATGTACATAAAAACACCAAACCGCTCTCTCCATCAGACTTACATGTACATTTAAAACCCAAACAGCTCTTTGTCAAACTTACATGTACATGAAAACACCAAACAGCTTGTCAGAATTACCCACACATATGCATGCATGCAAGCTGAGGCTGAGCACGAACCACAGAGGAAACATTACCATTAGGAACAGTCCACCGGCACAGTCACAAGGGTGTCAAACAGTCAAACAGTCCAGAATGGGCACTTAGGAATAGTTCATTGGGACATAGTTTGTTGTGACCGTTGTCTACGGCCACCCCCACGGTCAGAAGCCAAATTAAACCACCTGATGGAATGGTGGTTTATTTCCATGTCCGTTGCCTTTTCCCCCTGATGGTTCTTGCGCACAGCCCCTacagtacattaaaataagaaaaacacacagagcaaacaaaagGTAATGGTCCAGAAACGACCAACTCAACATTTTGATTTCTGTCACTTTATCCCACAATGCAGTTTTGTATGAAATAGTAAACTACACTTGTATAAGAGAACAAATATCTTGTGACTTTAGGAGAAGTTAAAAGCTCTGTATTAGAAACCAGGCAACCCCTGCAAGCTGGTTCAGGCAGACAACTCAAGCTGCTCAGTATTCTCATATGATATAGCCTGAGTCATTACCATTCACACCAATCACACCTTTGTCAATGACATTCTGGGTAAAATTAtggaaaacagacaatgcatatGCATCGGGGTTCCATTTCCCTGTTGGGAGTTATTTTTTTAGTAATCactggctcactatacattatacCTTACTTAGACAATaacagaattatttttttctggtctCAAGTCCACTAAAGACACAGGGCTAGATTTGCTGaggacatttgacattttgaggaGCAATATGTATATAATTCACACTTACGTGCGAGGAGAGCCTTGGTTGCCATCTCGCTGaacttctttttattattaactcCCTTCCAATTTATCTGTTTGGCAACACTAGATGAAAAAATGTGTGCCAGGATATTCcaggtgacatgctttatgTCACGTCCCCCAAGAGAGGCCAGCACAGCGACCTGTAAAAATAAGGCACTGAATTAGCAAcgaagaaaaaaacagtaagaAAGAAATCACTGAGAGAGTACGTGGTGTTTGCAAGATATATACCATTTGTTTCTTCTTCATAGCATTCGCTGGGTCATTGAGCCAGTCCTCAAAACAGTCCACCTCAGCCAGTGAACTCAAAGGAAAGGTGATGTCGTCTGGCATCTCTGATGCTGGTTCACGTGCAGCATTCAGTCATGACATGAGGAGATTCATCACAGAACTTTGTTGGTTAAGCTGGTGTTTTAGGTTCTCCAAAAGAGTGAGCATGTGGAGCTCGGCAGCTACAAAAAGAACATCAAAATTTAGAGAGGTCATGATGAGGATACtaagagcaaaacaaaacaattctatggaaaacaagtcattttaaaTTATAGACAAAAATCTCACTGACTTAATTTCGGGTTAGGCTGTTTCTTTTAGAATcagtttttgaatgttttttttttcaattcgaagttattttttcagtgtttaattcatctatgacatttttgttcaTAGGATTCAGAATTGTATGAGTTTAAATGATCAGTTGAATATTGCATCAGGTGAGGGATTAGTTAACACTTACGTGTGCAGGGAATTGGCTCCTTCCCAGACTGGCCAGCTCTTAAAGTGGGCATGAACACTTCCGAGGCAGTTTCCAAAGGATTTGTGGACTGAGATGAATGGAAATGTTCAAAAGATGGCAGTGGAGGTTGTGGTGCAAACGAGGACAGCCCAGGAGGTGGTGGATGGAAGGATGATGTATGAGAAGTCACGAAGGAGGTCAGCTCTGTGAGTGTCGGCTCAGGAGGAGGGAGCTCAGGAGGTGCAGCATGAGCGGATGGCCCTGGAGGAGATGGTGATGGTGGAGGTGCAGCAGTGGAAGATAGCcttggaggtggtggtggaggagcagCAATGGAAAATAGCCCTGGAGGTGGCTGTGGTGGAAGTGGAGGTGCAGCAAAGGAAGATGGCCTTGTAGAGGGTGCATTGCTGAAAGGACAAAAATAAATGGCGTTGTGTACATTTTCCTACCTATTATATTAGTGTCATATCATGCagtgcagagaaaaaaacaaaaattaacagCTTAGCAGTttagaaatcttttttttaaatgcacacaAAAGATTGGTTTGCAGGATTAGAAAACACCCTAATCTAATATGATAAATCAGACAGTGGTTATATTTACCTTCGTGATGACAATGGGGATGCTGATGACTGCTGAGGGTGTGTTACTGGAGTTGAGCCTTTTTGGGATATGGCCTTTTTTTTAGGAACACACTCAGTGTCACTCTCCTCTTCTGTATCACCATAATAGTGGCTGGATAAACACAAACgcaaaaagacattttacatCATGTTCAAATCGCATGCATTTAAACATAACAAATACATCGAATCCCTCTTACACTGGGTTAGGTGTTCTCTTAACACGGCCAACCGGTGAATCCTCATCATGTGAATCCAACTCAGATGTGTCACAGGTCAAAGACTTTTTCATACCACGCCAAGCTGACATGTAGTCATCTAAAACAAAATTGACATTAGTAAATTACAGGTCATAATCTTAATTTGAGAGACGAACACAATTTTAGCTAAATTCTGGAAGATATGAAGTTCTAACAATAACCAgatgtttaaattttttttttttttaccatatgTCTTCAAaactctgacaggatgccttgTCCAGTTCTGTCCTGGTACCTCTGCACACCGCACAGCTTTATTGATCCGCTCATCACTTGTGTAATTTGGCCAGAGGGTGAAACCAGCACTGTACCATGACTGAGGTACTACCGCCACAGACTTTGCTGCATCAAAGTACTGAACAACATGAAACATcctagaaaaaaagagaaataaaagaaaagagtaATTTGTATTGCTATTTTTTCCACCAAGATTTTTTAGtattgacaaaaagaaataaacttaCTTGTACTTAGTACGTCGATGTTCAGTGTAGAATGATGTTTTAAGACGACTCAACTAACCACAACTTACCCCACTATAGCAAACCAGTTCATCTACTTCTTTAGGCTATGCAGAATTGGTATGGTTACAAAACCTCTTCTGTGGGGGACTAGGACACATTTTTGCTTAACTGTACAAACTTTGGCATACATGCACTGTTCTGACACTTGTGAGACGCTATAAATATTTAGGAAGTCAGAGTTAAAGGGATATGTAAAAAAGGTGGACTTATCTGAAAAGTTTCTATATACAACATAGATTCCATCATGACACTCAACAATATTAACAATCATACAAATTTCATCTGCAATGACGAACACATTATCCCCTGTTGAAACTTTGATAGTCCATTGGTCAGTAATCATTTGGCTGTACTGCCCTCGAACCCCTCTAAAGGCAAGTTCATCAGGAACAGGTCCAACAAAGTGAGGCCTTTTTAAAGAGTATGACATTTGATCAGTCTGACAAGTAGTTTTCTCAGACAACCGACGTATAATTTGTGCAAGTGGACGTTCAGGCTTTCGGACAAGTTTTTTGAGCATTTGAAGGTGGTTCTCATAGGGAAAGGCTGCAATGTTATCCAGACAACCATGCAGCCTTACATCCTGTGCAAGATGAACTAATGAGTGAACGTTGAACACAAGTGAGTCCTTGCCACATATTTGGCCAAAATGGGTCACAAACATCTGCAACAATGTCTCAGAATACTGGCAGTACAATGAAGACAGTGTTGGGCTGACTAAAATGGCAATGccagaaaacagcagcatgaAATTATTGTAAATGTTTGTGTCCAGGTAGGAAGGCAGAATGACAGGCCCAATGTACAATAAAAACATCCTAAATTCTGTTGCGTTCCACCTATCAAGTTCCCTCAGTGTTCTGGGTTTCCTGGCAAATTCCACTGGAATATGATCGCGTAAACCTGTCAAACAATCAGACATCTGGTTGACAATGCTGGCGGGTAAGCGGAATTTGAGAGGCCCCCTAAGCCAAATGTTCAGAAGTTTCCTTAcaacacccaaacacacagaaTGCATATAATCACCTGGGAACTGAGATACCATCACTATACTTAAGTCATGGAAAGTGTTAGGGCCATCTAGGTGATGTTCTTCATCGTGTTTTTCTGCAAATGATTCATCTGTCCTCAATGGACAAGTGATTAAAGGAAATGTCATTCTTCCCACATACTGCCCTTTCTGCACACATTTGTCGCATCCAAAATAGCCATTGTGAGgcttaatattttttataaaagcCCGGGCAGGGGCATCACAGATTACAGAATCCAATTAAAGAAAATCCTTTTGCCTTCGAAATCAATGCCATTCTGTAACTCTTTCAACTCAACAACAAAGTCTCTCAAAAATATATCTGCTGGCTTTGGTTTATGTGGTCCACAGAACAATGCAATCACAGCTGGTTCCTTAATTGGAACACTTACGAGGAGTCCTAAAATGGGCCACACCTGAATCCCACTACTTTTGAACAAAGGAAACCCATCGATGTTGATCTGTAGTTTTAAGGTACAGCCATTAGTGATTGACTCACATGCC
Coding sequences within it:
- the LOC125884374 gene encoding protein diaphanous homolog 1-like isoform X2, which encodes MDNDLGGRREDTCSANHTTTSCSTTSPLTTQTVTMFHVVQYFDAAKSVAVVPQSWYSAGFTLWPNYTSDERINKAVRCAEVPGQNWTRHPVRVLKTYDDYMSAWRGMKKSLTCDTSELDSHDEDSPVGRVKRTPNPVHYYGDTEEESDTECVPKKKAISQKGSTPVTHPQQSSASPLSSRSNAPSTRPSSFAAPPLPPQPPPGLFSIAAPPPPPPRLSSTAAPPPSPSPPGPSAHAAPPELPPPEPTLTELTSFVTSHTSSFHPPPPGLSSFAPQPPLPSFEHFHSSQSTNPLETASEVFMPTLRAGQSGKEPIPCTPAELHMLTLLENLKHQLNQQSSVMNLLMS
- the LOC125884374 gene encoding uncharacterized protein LOC125884374 isoform X3, producing the protein MFHVVQYFDAAKSVAVVPQSWYSAGFTLWPNYTSDERINKAVRCAEVPGQNWTRHPVRVLKTYDDYMSAWRGMKKSLTCDTSELDSHDEDSPVGRVKRTPNPVHYYGDTEEESDTECVPKKKAISQKGSTPVTHPQQSSASPLSSRSNAPSTRPSSFAAPPLPPQPPPGLFSIAAPPPPPPRLSSTAAPPPSPSPPGPSAHAAPPELPPPEPTLTELTSFVTSHTSSFHPPPPGLSSFAPQPPLPSFEHFHSSQSTNPLETASEVFMPTLRAGQSGKEPIPCTPAELHMLTLLENLKHQLNQQSSVMNLLMS
- the LOC125884374 gene encoding uncharacterized protein LOC125884374 isoform X1, which produces MTFPLITCPLRTDESFAEKHDEEHHLDGPNTFHDLSIVMVSQFPGDYMHSVCLGVVRKLLNIWLRGPLKFRLPASIVNQMSDCLTGLRDHIPVEFARKPRTLRELDRWNATEFRMFLLYIGPVILPSYLDTNIYNNFMLLFSGIAILVSPTLSSLYCQYSETLLQMFVTHFGQICGKDSLVFNVHSLVHLAQDVRLHGCLDNIAAFPYENHLQMLKKLVRKPERPLAQIIRRLSEKTTCQTDQMSYSLKRPHFVGPVPDELAFRGVRGQYSQMITDQWTIKVSTGDNVFVIADEICMIVNIVECHDGIYVVYRNFSDKSTFFTYPFNSDFLNIYSVSQVSEQCMYAKVCTVKQKCVLVPHRRGFVTIPILHSLKK